The following are encoded in a window of Sphaeramia orbicularis chromosome 20, fSphaOr1.1, whole genome shotgun sequence genomic DNA:
- the rnf152 gene encoding E3 ubiquitin-protein ligase rnf152, with amino-acid sequence METLSQDSILECQICFNYYSPRRRPKLLDCRHTCCSVCLTQMRSSQKEIRCPWCRGVTKLPPGLSVSQLPDDPDIITVIAIPHASEHTPVFIRLPSNGCYMLPLPVAKERALGLPGELGCRFLPGTQQKGVTVVTMPEQQPLGLAMGLEGVGLEGGEGERRVTGPGGGGGKGSTWSGVCTVILVACVLLFLLGIVLHNMSCISKRFTVISCG; translated from the coding sequence ATGGAGACTCTTTCCCAGGATTCCATTCTGGAGTGCCAGATCTGCTTTAACTATTACAGTCCTCGGCGGCGGCCCAAACTCCTGGACTGCCGACACACGTGCTGCTCGGTGTGTTTGACCCAGATGCGCAGCAGCCAGAAGGAGATCCGTTGTCCCTGGTGTCGTGGCGTCACCAAACTCCCGCCGGGCCTGTCCGTCTCCCAGCTCCCAGACGATCCGGACATCATCACCGTCATCGCCATCCCTCACGCCTCTGAGCACACGCCCGTCTTCATCCGCCTCCCCAGCAACGGGTGCTACATGCTGCCCTTGCCTGTTGCTAAGGAGCGGGCGCTTGGGCTGCCAGGAGAGCTGGGATGTCGCTTCCTGCCCGGCACCCAGCAGAAGGGGGTGACAGTGGTGACCATGCCCGAGCAGCAGCCTCTGGGCCTGGCCATGGGTCTGGAGGGGGTAGGGCTGGAGGGAGGCGAGGGCGAGAGGAGAGTTACTGGTccggggggaggaggggggaaggGCTCCACGTGGTCCGGCGTGTGCACGGTAATCCTGGTGGCGTGCGTGCTGCTTTTCCTCCTGGGCATTGTGTTGCACAACATGTCTTGCATCTCCAAACGCTTCACTGTCATCTCCTGCGGCTGA